A window of the Cystobacter fuscus genome harbors these coding sequences:
- a CDS encoding Coq4 family protein translates to MQATPAIDPKTLILPENASLFTRLRIATKILKVIKGNEGNPVYGQTINACLDYNVYASLIQRIQRSEDGRRLLSKRPSLEARDLDLAALERLPEGTLGHGFARYFRDNKISPFETTLEIKNDLDFIAKRYRETHDLLHLVTGYGTDVIGEIELQAYALGNLGIRTAMLIVLFGSFQQIKDRQSGVDHSEYVKRIWAAYRRGRASPLFLDFWFENHWESPVSKVSARLCAPNERMN, encoded by the coding sequence ATGCAAGCCACTCCCGCGATTGACCCCAAGACCCTGATCCTCCCCGAAAACGCCTCCCTGTTCACCCGTCTGCGTATCGCGACCAAGATCCTGAAGGTGATCAAGGGCAATGAGGGCAACCCCGTCTATGGCCAGACGATCAACGCCTGCCTGGACTACAACGTCTACGCCTCGCTCATCCAGCGGATCCAGCGCAGCGAGGATGGGCGCCGCCTGCTGTCCAAGCGCCCTTCGCTGGAGGCCAGGGATCTGGATCTGGCCGCGCTCGAGCGCCTGCCGGAGGGAACGCTCGGCCATGGGTTCGCGCGCTACTTCCGCGACAACAAGATCTCGCCCTTCGAGACGACGCTCGAGATCAAGAACGACCTCGACTTCATCGCCAAGCGCTACCGCGAGACGCATGACCTGTTGCACCTGGTGACGGGCTACGGCACGGACGTGATCGGCGAGATCGAGCTGCAGGCGTACGCCCTGGGCAACCTGGGGATCCGGACCGCGATGCTCATCGTGCTGTTCGGCTCGTTCCAACAAATCAAGGACCGGCAGTCCGGCGTCGATCACTCCGAATACGTGAAGCGGATCTGGGCCGCGTACCGTCGTGGCCGTGCCTCCCCGCTGTTCCTCGACTTCTGGTTCGAGAACCACTGGGAATCCCCCGTGTCCAAGGTGAGCGCGCGGCTGTGCGCTCCCAATGAGCGGATGAACTGA
- a CDS encoding DUF1501 domain-containing protein: MKISRRQLLRATGLLSAAATLPRWSGEANAASATGYSGYRAAICVSLLGGNDSNNLLVPKLETPYAQYMAARPNIGLKQTDLLPINPLGLAAGAYGLHPSLTKLQALFEQGRAAVVCNVGPLVLPMIKSDYTSSTVVRPDNLFSHEDQQEAWASGIANPSNVVLPLALIGKSTGWGGRTADKIHGLNPGEYPEVTSFSSGQVLFTEGATRRPLMVASNGVLSVKETTDAAFNALQRESLAQVLAIDNGVTLEASYGGSFAMAQAFASSRTAAREVAWNRLPQATRAAIEALFVPPKDSGGWSLHTQLYQVLRDLVAAATPVASGGLGLKRQLFSVILGGFDTHIGQDATQASLFRQLDFALDAFYQALVLVQGAFGTSAPQATLFTMSDFSRTLVENSNRGTDHGWGSHAIVLGDRVAGRRLYGTFPNLDLSNNAANNLDTVDEKGRWIPTLSMDQYAHSVAQWMGLSTTAERDYVFPNIKDYLDSAVARGFPAAAQSATVGFMMVDG, translated from the coding sequence ATGAAGATCTCGCGCCGCCAACTCCTTCGCGCCACGGGCCTGCTCTCCGCCGCCGCCACTCTTCCCCGCTGGTCGGGTGAGGCGAACGCCGCCTCGGCCACGGGCTACTCCGGTTACCGCGCCGCCATCTGTGTCAGCCTTCTGGGCGGCAACGACTCCAACAACCTCCTCGTGCCCAAGCTGGAGACGCCCTACGCCCAATACATGGCGGCACGGCCGAACATTGGTCTCAAGCAGACGGACCTGTTGCCCATCAACCCGCTGGGCCTCGCCGCCGGTGCCTATGGGCTGCATCCCTCGCTCACGAAGCTCCAGGCGCTCTTCGAGCAGGGGCGGGCCGCCGTGGTGTGCAACGTGGGACCGCTCGTGCTGCCGATGATCAAGTCGGACTACACCTCGAGCACGGTGGTGCGGCCGGACAACCTGTTCTCCCACGAGGACCAGCAGGAGGCCTGGGCGAGCGGCATCGCGAACCCCTCCAACGTCGTCCTCCCCCTGGCGCTCATCGGAAAGTCGACCGGATGGGGTGGCCGGACCGCGGACAAGATCCACGGCCTGAATCCCGGAGAGTATCCGGAGGTGACCTCGTTCAGCAGTGGCCAGGTGCTCTTCACCGAGGGCGCCACACGGCGTCCGCTGATGGTGGCCTCCAACGGCGTCCTGAGTGTCAAGGAGACGACCGACGCCGCCTTCAATGCCCTTCAGCGGGAGTCGCTCGCCCAGGTGCTGGCCATCGACAACGGCGTCACCCTGGAGGCGTCCTATGGCGGGTCGTTCGCCATGGCACAGGCCTTCGCCAGCTCGCGCACCGCCGCGCGGGAGGTCGCCTGGAATCGGCTCCCCCAGGCGACGCGTGCCGCGATCGAGGCCCTGTTCGTCCCCCCCAAGGACAGTGGGGGTTGGTCGCTGCACACCCAGCTCTACCAGGTTCTCCGGGATCTCGTGGCGGCGGCGACCCCGGTGGCCAGTGGCGGTCTGGGCCTCAAGCGCCAGCTCTTCTCGGTGATACTCGGCGGCTTCGACACCCACATCGGGCAGGACGCGACCCAGGCCTCGCTGTTCCGGCAGCTCGACTTCGCGCTCGATGCCTTCTACCAGGCGCTCGTGCTGGTCCAGGGGGCGTTCGGCACCAGTGCGCCACAGGCCACGCTCTTCACGATGAGCGACTTCAGCCGCACCCTCGTGGAGAACTCCAACCGGGGAACGGACCATGGCTGGGGCAGCCACGCCATCGTCCTCGGGGATCGCGTCGCCGGACGCCGACTCTACGGCACCTTCCCCAACCTGGACCTGTCGAACAACGCGGCGAACAACCTCGACACCGTCGACGAGAAGGGCCGCTGGATTCCCACGTTGTCCATGGACCAGTACGCCCACTCCGTCGCGCAGTGGATGGGTTTGTCGACCACCGCGGAGCGCGACTACGTGTTCCCCAACATCAAGGACTATCTCGACTCGGCGGTCGCGAGGGGATTCCCCGCCGCCGCGCAAAGCGCCACGGTCGGGTTCATGATGGTGGATGGATAG
- a CDS encoding flavin-containing monooxygenase translates to MNTTKKGEASFSPEALKEKYRIEREKRLRPDGNTQYVDLSGVYKDFDRDPYVEPGFTRPAVTETIDVLIVGGGFGGMLAGVRLRQAGVESLRIIEKGGDFGGTWYWNRYPGAACDVESYIYLPLLEETGYMPKEKYAKAPEIFVHCQRIGRKFDLYKAALFQTLIQTMDWDEDTQRWNITTDRGDKLAARFVITAGGILHKAKLPGIPGIETFKGHSFHTSRWDYAYTGGGPYGGLSKLADKRVGIIGTGATSVQAIPHLGASAKQLYVFQRTPSGVGVRGNQPTDPEWVKTLEPGWQQERIRNFTAIVSGQQQDVDMVRDGWTYIFQDNESCRAKTPEEAAEIRQLADFRKMEEIRARVDSIVKDPVTAEALKPYYYQLCKRPCFHDEYLDTFNRPNVKLVDTEGKGVERLTPTGVVVKGKEYEVDCLIYASGFEVTGDYTRRLGFDIHGRGGKSLHDSWAEGTATLHGMQSRGFPNFLMLSGPQSGWAINFVHVLDEQSQHAAYIIERCLKRGIETIEPTEQAQQQWWEVILGSLRQQGVSFGGPECTPGYYNNEGVQAGPNAIRNAGFGGGTLAFIDILRDWRKGDDLAGLEVKRSQTSPNP, encoded by the coding sequence ATGAATACGACGAAGAAGGGTGAGGCTTCCTTTTCCCCGGAGGCCTTGAAGGAGAAGTACCGGATCGAGCGCGAGAAGCGGCTGCGCCCCGACGGCAACACCCAATATGTCGACCTCAGCGGCGTCTACAAGGACTTCGACCGGGATCCCTATGTCGAGCCCGGCTTCACCCGTCCGGCGGTGACCGAGACGATCGACGTCTTGATTGTCGGGGGTGGCTTTGGCGGCATGCTGGCGGGGGTGCGGCTGCGCCAGGCGGGGGTCGAGTCCCTCCGCATCATCGAGAAGGGAGGCGACTTCGGCGGCACCTGGTACTGGAACCGCTATCCGGGCGCCGCCTGCGACGTGGAGTCCTATATCTACCTGCCGCTGCTCGAGGAAACCGGTTACATGCCGAAGGAGAAGTACGCCAAGGCGCCGGAGATCTTCGTCCACTGCCAGCGCATTGGCCGCAAGTTCGATCTCTACAAGGCGGCGCTGTTCCAGACCTTGATCCAGACGATGGACTGGGATGAGGACACCCAGCGCTGGAACATCACGACGGATCGGGGCGACAAGCTCGCGGCGCGGTTCGTCATCACCGCCGGTGGCATCCTCCACAAGGCGAAGCTGCCCGGCATCCCGGGCATCGAGACCTTCAAGGGCCACAGCTTCCACACCAGCCGCTGGGACTATGCCTATACCGGCGGCGGCCCCTATGGCGGCCTGAGCAAGCTGGCCGACAAGCGCGTGGGCATCATCGGGACGGGTGCGACCTCGGTCCAGGCCATCCCCCACCTCGGTGCGTCGGCCAAACAGTTGTACGTCTTCCAGCGCACGCCCTCGGGCGTCGGCGTGCGAGGCAACCAGCCGACGGATCCGGAATGGGTGAAGACGCTCGAGCCCGGCTGGCAGCAGGAGCGCATCCGCAACTTCACCGCGATCGTCTCCGGTCAACAACAGGATGTCGACATGGTCCGGGACGGTTGGACCTACATCTTCCAGGACAACGAGAGCTGCCGCGCGAAGACCCCCGAGGAGGCCGCCGAAATCCGCCAGCTGGCGGACTTCCGCAAGATGGAGGAGATCCGCGCGCGGGTGGACTCCATCGTCAAGGATCCGGTGACGGCCGAGGCGCTCAAGCCCTACTACTACCAACTGTGCAAGCGGCCCTGCTTCCACGACGAGTACCTGGACACGTTCAACCGCCCCAACGTCAAACTCGTGGACACCGAGGGCAAGGGTGTGGAGCGGCTCACCCCCACCGGCGTGGTGGTCAAGGGCAAGGAATACGAGGTCGACTGCCTCATCTACGCCTCGGGCTTCGAGGTCACGGGCGATTATACCCGCCGGCTGGGCTTCGACATCCACGGACGCGGCGGCAAGTCCCTGCACGACAGCTGGGCCGAGGGCACGGCGACGCTGCACGGCATGCAAAGCCGCGGCTTTCCGAACTTCCTGATGCTCAGCGGCCCCCAGAGCGGTTGGGCGATCAACTTCGTTCACGTCCTCGACGAGCAGTCGCAACACGCCGCCTACATCATCGAGCGGTGCCTGAAGCGTGGCATCGAGACGATCGAACCCACGGAGCAGGCCCAGCAGCAGTGGTGGGAAGTGATCCTCGGCAGCCTCAGGCAGCAGGGCGTCTCCTTCGGTGGCCCCGAGTGCACGCCCGGCTACTACAACAACGAGGGAGTCCAGGCCGGCCCGAACGCTATCCGCAACGCCGGTTTCGGGGGCGGCACGCTCGCGTTCATCGACATCCTGCGCGACTGGCGCAAGGGCGATGACCTCGCGGGCCTGGAAGTCAAACGGTCACAGACGTCTCCCAATCCCTGA
- a CDS encoding NRDE family protein has translation MCTLLAFRHVHPEWPLLLAANRDERHDRPAEGPQVLVPSPRIIGGRDLERQGTWMGVTEHGFFVGLTNQRGSANLMRSPYTRGEVVLNALRAGSQEGVEDYLAGLDARRFRPFNLLYGDALRLRVAYARPDAERVRLEDVPPGVHVLSNDVLDSPALPKVPRARALAERLAHQSWPELARSLQTLLADHVLPEHGPDPLPEEDGHPELKEFFRQCQALCIHTPHYGTRSSAIVALTPGRVAHYLASDVAPCQGAFRDVTALVSSPPEH, from the coding sequence ATGTGTACCCTCCTCGCCTTCCGCCACGTCCACCCCGAGTGGCCACTCCTGCTGGCCGCCAACCGGGACGAGCGCCATGACCGCCCCGCCGAGGGGCCCCAGGTGCTCGTCCCCTCCCCCCGCATCATCGGAGGCCGGGACCTGGAGCGGCAGGGGACGTGGATGGGGGTGACGGAGCACGGCTTTTTCGTGGGTCTGACGAACCAGCGGGGCTCGGCCAACCTCATGCGCTCGCCCTACACCCGAGGGGAGGTCGTCCTGAACGCCCTGCGGGCCGGGAGCCAGGAGGGCGTCGAGGACTATCTGGCGGGGCTGGATGCCCGGCGGTTCCGTCCCTTCAACCTCCTCTATGGGGACGCGCTGCGGCTCCGGGTGGCCTATGCCCGTCCCGACGCGGAGCGGGTCCGCCTGGAAGACGTGCCCCCGGGCGTCCACGTGCTGTCCAACGACGTGCTCGATTCCCCGGCGCTCCCCAAGGTGCCGCGCGCCCGGGCCCTGGCCGAGCGCCTCGCCCACCAGTCCTGGCCGGAGCTGGCGCGGTCGCTCCAGACGCTGCTGGCGGACCACGTGCTCCCGGAGCACGGGCCGGACCCACTGCCGGAGGAGGACGGCCATCCGGAGCTGAAGGAATTCTTCCGCCAATGCCAGGCGCTGTGCATCCACACGCCGCACTATGGCACCCGCTCCTCGGCCATCGTCGCGCTGACGCCCGGCCGGGTGGCCCATTACCTCGCGTCCGACGTGGCCCCGTGCCAGGGGGCCTTCCGCGACGTCACCGCCCTGGTCTCCAGCCCCCCGGAGCACTGA
- a CDS encoding 2Fe-2S iron-sulfur cluster-binding protein — MTKIKFIEADGKEHEVEAQEGQSVMQTALNNLVPGIVGECGGFASCATCHGYVDEGWQSKLPPPDAAEEGMIACAFHVKPNSRLTCQIKVTPALDGMVVRLPVSQTSE; from the coding sequence ATGACGAAGATCAAGTTCATCGAGGCGGATGGCAAGGAGCATGAGGTCGAGGCGCAGGAGGGACAGTCCGTCATGCAGACGGCGCTGAACAACCTCGTGCCAGGAATCGTCGGCGAGTGTGGAGGCTTCGCCAGCTGCGCGACCTGCCACGGCTATGTCGATGAGGGCTGGCAGTCGAAGCTCCCCCCGCCCGATGCGGCGGAAGAGGGAATGATCGCGTGCGCCTTCCACGTGAAGCCCAACAGCCGGCTGACCTGTCAGATCAAGGTGACGCCCGCGCTGGATGGGATGGTGGTCCGTCTTCCCGTCTCGCAGACCAGCGAGTGA
- a CDS encoding NAD(P)/FAD-dependent oxidoreductase → MEERIVIVGAGQAGGELAAGLRKQGYQGRVLLLGDEAHPPYQRPPLSKGFLLGKVALKDLYLKPLETYERFGIEFKPGTRVEAIDRSTREISLRDGSRLAYDKLVLATGGRARPLSLPGLEGARLENLFSIRSLADVEAMRGGFLPGNHLVIIGGGYVGLEVAAVAVQSGLRVTLLEAAPRLLSRVTGPEVSSFIERIHRERGVEFRLSCEVRGLELDEARRQVRGVSLACHGVPERLEADLVLVGIGLIPNTELASAAGLAVQNGIVVDEYACTADPAILAIGDCANQPSAYTGGRIRLESVPNAIEHARVAAATLMGKREPSAAIPWFWSDQYGLKLQMVGLSTGYEQCVTRGSVEHKEFSAFYLKDRRVIAADVIGRPAEFMAAKRLVSSRAEVDATRLGDVAVPLTSIAA, encoded by the coding sequence ATGGAAGAGCGCATCGTCATCGTGGGTGCCGGCCAGGCGGGTGGCGAGCTGGCGGCCGGCTTGCGAAAGCAGGGCTACCAGGGGCGTGTCCTCCTGCTGGGAGACGAGGCGCATCCGCCCTACCAGCGGCCTCCGCTCTCGAAGGGCTTCCTTCTGGGAAAGGTGGCGCTGAAGGACCTCTACCTCAAGCCGCTGGAGACCTATGAGCGCTTCGGCATCGAGTTCAAGCCCGGCACCCGCGTCGAGGCCATCGACCGCTCCACGCGGGAGATCTCCCTGAGGGATGGGAGCCGGCTGGCCTACGACAAGCTCGTCCTGGCCACGGGAGGCCGGGCACGTCCCTTGAGTCTTCCCGGGCTGGAGGGTGCCCGGCTCGAGAACCTGTTCTCCATCCGCTCGCTCGCCGACGTCGAGGCGATGCGCGGCGGGTTCCTCCCGGGCAACCACCTGGTCATCATCGGTGGCGGCTACGTGGGGCTCGAGGTCGCGGCCGTGGCCGTGCAGTCCGGGCTGCGGGTGACGCTGCTGGAGGCGGCGCCTCGCCTGCTCTCCCGGGTGACGGGTCCGGAGGTGTCCTCGTTCATCGAGCGCATCCACCGTGAGCGGGGCGTGGAGTTCCGGCTCTCCTGCGAGGTGCGCGGCCTGGAGCTCGACGAGGCGCGGCGTCAGGTGCGCGGGGTGAGCCTCGCGTGTCACGGCGTGCCCGAGCGGCTCGAGGCCGACCTGGTGCTGGTGGGAATCGGCCTCATCCCCAACACGGAGCTGGCCTCCGCGGCGGGCCTGGCCGTCCAGAATGGCATCGTCGTGGACGAGTATGCCTGTACGGCCGATCCGGCGATCCTCGCCATCGGGGACTGCGCGAATCAGCCCAGCGCCTACACGGGCGGACGCATCCGTCTCGAATCCGTCCCCAACGCCATCGAGCATGCGCGGGTCGCGGCCGCTACCCTGATGGGCAAGCGGGAGCCCTCCGCCGCCATTCCCTGGTTCTGGTCGGACCAGTACGGCTTGAAGTTGCAGATGGTGGGTCTCTCCACCGGCTACGAGCAGTGCGTCACGCGGGGCTCCGTCGAGCACAAGGAATTCTCGGCCTTCTACCTCAAGGACAGACGGGTCATCGCCGCGGATGTCATTGGCCGCCCCGCGGAGTTCATGGCCGCGAAGCGGCTGGTCTCGAGCCGGGCGGAGGTGGACGCCACCCGCCTGGGCGACGTGGCCGTCCCACTCACCAGCATCGCCGCTTGA
- a CDS encoding cytochrome P450 gives MSAFSGKKLDKIPAHVPPELVYEYDNARDPRLLEDPHARMRSLILEAPPIFFTPYNGGNWVVTRKKAIVDITMNPEVYSNAFLVSGHQSEEHAGEHKEAQQGLMLLPVAADPPRHTAYRAPLNQPLSAKSVAGLETAIRDMTNELIDKVLAAGRCDFLSDIAEPLPVTLFMKLAGMPTDRLAEFRHLATQATSATVTPADREVTFKRIAGILAETIKARQEKREEDLISHLLDANINGRNPTFQEMLGYSIALFLGGLETVVNALSFGVRHLARDQELQAKLRADPSLLPGAIEELLRLYGIASTVRQVMRDEVCHGVQFKKGDTVSLLLPAANYDDAAFPDPEQFILGRKEQHQTFNTGPHRCVGLNLARLEMKVFYQEWLKRVPPFRLDPEKKPRFVGGFNLAIASLPLVW, from the coding sequence ATGAGCGCCTTTAGCGGAAAGAAGTTGGACAAGATTCCCGCGCACGTCCCGCCGGAGCTGGTCTACGAATACGACAACGCCAGGGATCCGCGGCTGCTCGAGGATCCGCACGCCCGGATGCGTTCCCTCATCCTCGAGGCCCCGCCCATCTTCTTCACCCCCTATAACGGGGGCAACTGGGTGGTCACCCGGAAGAAGGCCATCGTGGACATCACGATGAACCCGGAGGTCTACAGCAACGCCTTCCTCGTCTCGGGACACCAATCGGAGGAACACGCGGGGGAACACAAGGAAGCGCAGCAGGGCTTGATGCTGCTGCCCGTCGCGGCGGATCCGCCGCGGCACACCGCGTACCGGGCACCGCTCAACCAGCCGCTGTCGGCCAAATCCGTTGCCGGACTGGAGACGGCGATCCGGGACATGACGAACGAGCTCATCGACAAGGTGCTCGCCGCGGGACGCTGCGACTTCCTCTCGGACATCGCCGAGCCGCTGCCCGTCACGTTGTTCATGAAGCTGGCTGGCATGCCGACCGACCGCCTGGCGGAGTTCCGTCATCTGGCGACGCAGGCGACGTCCGCCACGGTGACTCCCGCGGACCGCGAGGTGACCTTCAAGCGCATCGCGGGGATCCTCGCGGAAACCATCAAGGCCCGGCAGGAGAAGCGCGAGGAGGATCTGATCAGCCATCTGCTCGACGCGAACATCAACGGCCGCAACCCCACGTTCCAGGAGATGTTGGGCTACAGCATCGCCTTGTTCCTCGGCGGGCTGGAGACCGTGGTGAATGCCCTGAGCTTTGGCGTCCGGCACCTGGCGCGCGATCAGGAGTTGCAGGCGAAGCTCCGGGCCGATCCCAGCCTCCTGCCCGGAGCCATCGAGGAGTTGCTCCGGCTCTATGGCATCGCGTCCACGGTCCGGCAGGTGATGCGCGACGAGGTCTGCCATGGCGTCCAATTCAAGAAGGGCGACACGGTGTCGTTGCTCCTGCCCGCGGCCAACTACGATGACGCGGCGTTCCCGGACCCCGAGCAGTTCATCCTGGGCCGGAAGGAGCAGCACCAGACGTTCAACACGGGTCCGCACCGGTGCGTCGGTCTGAATCTGGCCCGCCTGGAGATGAAGGTGTTCTACCAGGAGTGGTTGAAGCGCGTACCGCCGTTCCGGCTGGATCCCGAGAAGAAGCCGCGGTTCGTGGGTGGCTTCAACCTGGCGATCGCGAGCCTGCCGCTGGTCTGGTAA
- a CDS encoding DUF1800 domain-containing protein: protein MIRHTALALSLCVFGHAQAQGLSTTATEPDAIRFLEQATFGPRLAHGVSPLPIDSVEGVMSVGVSQAITEQLAAPRTVFDGTTSTVDLGSQFFYNAVMGRDQLRQRVTFALSQILVVSESAIRDNSTTPELEPKVALADYLNLLSANAFGNYRTLLDAVTRNPAMGTYLNMANNLAFDWAGRPLPLNENFSREMLQLFTLGLDKLNEDGTPVLDANGVPIPAYSEAQVQAFARVLSGWTYASTAGCPTKGHNNTISYAQPLIACDLNHDSSAQTLLRGAVTTAGASATVHLQEALDNVFADLNLPPFISKQLIQHLVTSNPSPEYVRRVAAVFKDNGSGVRGDLGAVVRAILEDPEARGDKAPAQLEATYGRLRPPVLFITSLIRGLNGTLDTTASKNPGGRLNTYSRTLGQDVPRPPSVFSYYSPHTPAPGGNGLLGPEFGILDSATATARANFVYDLIYNNLSSAGIVIDFTSLPVNPDGLVAWLGRYWIHGEMSSELSTALLQAMNDPRAGGNTRKQQLAIYLTSLSPEFQIQR from the coding sequence ATGATACGCCACACTGCCCTGGCTCTTTCCCTGTGTGTGTTTGGTCATGCACAGGCGCAGGGGCTCTCCACGACCGCGACCGAGCCCGACGCCATCCGTTTCCTCGAGCAGGCAACCTTCGGCCCGCGGCTCGCCCATGGGGTGAGCCCGCTGCCCATCGACAGCGTGGAGGGGGTGATGAGTGTTGGCGTCTCCCAGGCCATCACCGAGCAGCTCGCCGCTCCCCGTACCGTGTTCGACGGAACGACCTCGACCGTGGATCTCGGCTCTCAATTCTTCTACAACGCCGTCATGGGCAGGGATCAGCTCCGGCAGCGCGTGACCTTCGCGCTCAGCCAGATCCTCGTCGTCTCGGAAAGCGCCATCCGCGATAATTCAACCACCCCCGAGTTGGAGCCCAAGGTGGCGCTGGCGGATTATCTCAACCTGCTCTCCGCGAACGCTTTTGGTAACTACCGCACCTTGCTCGACGCGGTCACCCGCAACCCCGCCATGGGAACCTATCTCAACATGGCGAACAACCTGGCGTTCGACTGGGCAGGTCGGCCCCTGCCGCTGAACGAGAACTTCTCCCGGGAGATGCTCCAGCTCTTCACGCTCGGGCTGGACAAGTTGAACGAGGACGGCACCCCCGTGCTCGACGCCAATGGCGTGCCCATCCCCGCGTACAGCGAGGCCCAGGTCCAGGCGTTCGCGCGAGTCCTCTCCGGGTGGACCTATGCCAGCACCGCGGGCTGTCCGACCAAGGGTCACAACAACACCATCAGCTACGCCCAGCCGCTGATTGCCTGTGATCTGAATCACGACTCCTCCGCGCAGACCCTCCTTCGGGGCGCGGTGACGACCGCGGGAGCGAGCGCCACGGTGCATCTCCAGGAGGCGCTCGACAACGTCTTCGCCGACCTGAACCTGCCTCCGTTCATCAGCAAGCAGCTCATCCAGCACCTCGTCACCAGCAATCCCAGCCCCGAGTACGTCCGCCGGGTGGCGGCGGTCTTCAAGGACAATGGAAGTGGTGTGCGCGGCGACCTGGGCGCGGTGGTCCGCGCGATCCTCGAGGACCCCGAGGCCCGCGGTGACAAGGCTCCGGCGCAGCTCGAGGCCACCTACGGTCGGCTTCGTCCGCCCGTGCTGTTCATCACCTCACTGATCCGGGGGTTGAACGGCACGCTCGATACGACGGCGTCCAAGAACCCGGGAGGCAGGCTCAACACCTATAGCCGCACGCTCGGACAGGACGTGCCCAGGCCGCCCTCGGTCTTCAGCTACTACTCGCCCCACACGCCCGCTCCTGGCGGCAATGGGCTCCTCGGCCCCGAGTTCGGCATCCTGGACTCCGCGACGGCCACCGCTCGCGCCAACTTCGTGTACGACCTCATCTACAACAACTTGTCGAGTGCTGGGATCGTGATTGATTTCACCTCGCTGCCCGTCAATCCAGACGGCCTGGTGGCCTGGCTCGGCCGGTATTGGATTCATGGCGAGATGTCCTCGGAGCTGAGCACCGCGCTCCTCCAGGCCATGAACGATCCTCGCGCCGGCGGCAACACCCGCAAGCAGCAATTGGCCATCTATCTCACGTCGCTCTCTCCCGAGTTCCAGATCCAGAGGTAA
- a CDS encoding TetR/AcrR family transcriptional regulator, with protein MMSADGSKQVMARVGPGKSDRGSETRELLLVTAERLFAEHGVEAVSNRQVSEAAGQSNNFAVGYHFGSKEDLVVAIMRRHSESIERRRTEMLAQVTGSPDLRDWVSCLVRPTTEHLASLGSPSWYARFVAQVMTHPSYRKRVVDEAYTSRSLQQGHEGMFRLVPRLPEEVRQERNDLGRLMLVHMCAERERALQEGTALPHSTWESTAAGLVDAIVGLWLAPVTARR; from the coding sequence ATGATGAGTGCCGACGGCAGCAAACAGGTCATGGCGCGGGTGGGCCCGGGCAAATCCGACCGGGGCAGCGAGACGCGCGAGTTGCTCCTCGTCACCGCGGAGCGGCTGTTCGCCGAGCACGGCGTGGAGGCGGTCTCCAACCGCCAGGTGAGTGAGGCGGCCGGCCAGTCGAACAACTTCGCCGTCGGCTACCACTTCGGCTCCAAGGAGGACCTCGTGGTGGCGATCATGCGCCGGCACTCCGAGTCCATCGAGCGGCGGCGTACCGAGATGCTCGCTCAGGTCACCGGCTCGCCCGACCTGCGCGACTGGGTGTCCTGCCTCGTGCGGCCAACCACCGAGCACCTCGCCTCGCTGGGCAGCCCCTCCTGGTACGCGCGGTTCGTCGCCCAGGTGATGACCCATCCCTCCTATCGAAAGCGCGTGGTCGATGAGGCGTACACCTCGCGGTCGCTGCAGCAAGGCCACGAAGGCATGTTCCGGCTGGTGCCCCGTCTCCCCGAGGAAGTGCGGCAGGAGCGCAACGACCTGGGCCGGTTGATGCTCGTGCACATGTGCGCCGAGCGGGAACGGGCGCTGCAAGAGGGCACCGCGCTGCCCCACTCGACATGGGAGTCCACCGCGGCCGGACTGGTCGACGCGATCGTCGGCTTGTGGCTGGCCCCCGTCACCGCCCGGCGGTGA